The sequence below is a genomic window from Ottowia sp. SB7-C50.
AAAGCGCTGGCGGAATGGCTGATGCAGCAACGTGGACGAGCGCGTGTGGGCGACCCCAAGGTGCTGGAGCAATTTGCGCGCACGGCGTACAAGGCTGAGCCGGAGCGCTTTCGCCACATGGAGCAGGTGCGGATTAGCCACATCATGGTGGTGCCCGAGCGCGACGACAAGGAAGGCGTGATGGCCAAGCTGCGTGCGGAATCGCTGCTGGCTGAACTGGTGAAGGGTACAGATTTTGAAAAGCTGGCGCGCGAACAGTCGCACGATCGCAACAGCGCGCTCAAAGGCGGTGACCTGGGGCTGTTCGACGTGGGCGGCATGTTGCCCGAATTCGATGCGCAGGTGGCCAAGATGAAGCCTGGCCAGATCAGCGCCCCGGTGCGCACCAAGGAGGGCTATCACCTGATCAAATTGGTGGAGCGGCGGCCGGCTGGCCTGGCGCCATTCGAGGAGGTGGCGCCGCTGATTCATGCCGAGGCGCAAGAAAAGCTCTATGGCGATGAGCGCCGCCGCATCTGGCAAGAAACGGCAAATGCCGACACGGTGAAGGTGAATGAGGCGGCGGTCTCTGAGTTGGCGCGGCCACCCGCGGTGTCGTCGCCAGCCAAGTCGAAATAAAATCGCTTGGCCCGCGCACGGCATGCCGTGCGTGGTCTGCATCAGATGCGGTTGGCCCGGCCTGGTGTCGTGCAACGTTTCCGCCTAGCCGACCGACATACTCGGCGCAATCATTCTTGCGTTTCCCGCCTCACTCATGAGATCTCCGTTAGTTGACGACGCGCGGACGCTGTGGCGCCTGCGCAGCTTGGTGCGGGTGCTGACGCGTCGCGAACTGGTGGCGCGCTTTGCGGGTGCGGCGGGCGGCGTGCTGTGGGCCTGGGTGCAGCCGCTGTTGACGATTGCGTCGTATTACCTGGTGTTTGACATTGTGTTTGCCATGCGCATGGGCGAAAACGCGCCGACGCAGCGGGTGGGCACTTATCTGATCGTCGGCATGATGGCCTGGACGGCGTTTGCCGACGCCGTGCAGCGCGGCATGTCGAGTCTGGTGGACGCGGGCGGTATCCTGCAGAAGAACCCGCTGCCTCCGGTGCTGTTTCCGACCCGGGCCGTGCTGGCGAGCGCGTTGGTGTATGCGCCCATGCTGTTGTTGCTGGCGCTGGGTTATTGGCCGCTGCACCAGGGGTCGCCCGCCGTGCTGGCGATGTTGCCGATGGTGCTTTTGCAGATCGCGCTGGCGTGGCTGCTGGGCTATTTGCTCTCTATTTTGATGGCGGCGCTGCGTGATGTGGCGCAGGTTGTGGCCTTCATGCTGTCGGTGGGGCCGTTTCTGGCGCCGGTGTTGTTCCCGATCACGTTGTTTCCTGAAGGCTGGCGCTGGCTGCTGTGGCTCAACCCCATGACGGCCTGGGTGCTGGGCTATCAGGCGGTGTTGCTGAAAGGGGCGTGGCCCCCGGCCGAGGTGTGGCTGGCGATGGGCGTCTGGCTGGTCGTGCTGGGGTTGGCGCTGGACGTGGCGCTTCGCCGCAGCCGCGAACAATTGGTGGATTGGTTATGACGCCGCAAGCCGCCATGTTTGCTGAAACGGTACTTCGAGTTCGCGACCTGGGCAAGGAGTACCGTCTGTACAGTTCGCCGCGTCAGCGCCTGAAGGCGGTGCTGACCGGGCGCAGCACCCACCAGAGCCATTGGGCCTTGCGGGAGGTTTCGTTTGATTTGCAGCGCGGCCAGTGCATCGGCATAGTGGGCGACAACGGGGCAGGCAAGAGTTCGCTGCTCAAGTTGCTGGCTGGCACGCTGCGCCCGACCACCGGGAGCATTGAGCGCATTGGCCGGGTGACGGCGATTCTGGAGCTGGGCGCCGGCTTTCACCCCGAATTCAGCGGCCGCGACAATCTGTACTTTGGCGGCAGCATGATTGGCATCAGCCGCGAGGAGATGGTGCGGCTGGAGCCGGAGATCATCGAATTTTCGGGGTTGGCCGAGGCAATTGATCGACCGGTCAAGACCTATTCGTCTGGCATGGCGGTGCGGCTGGCCTTTGCATTGGTGACGGCGGTGCAGCCAGATGTGCTGATTGTGGACGAGGCGCTGGCGGTGGGGGATCAGCAGTTCCAGAAGAAATGCATCGACCGGATTACGGCGTTTCGCGAGGCGGGCTGCACGATTCTTTTCTGCTCGCACAGCCCCTATCACGTGCGTACGCTTTGCGATCAGGCCTTGTGGCTGGAGCACGGACGCATGCGGGAGTTTGGTGATACCGAGGCGGTGCTGGGCGCCTACGAGACGCATTCGCGCCAGATTGAGGCGCCAGTCGAAGTGGCGGAGGCCGCCGCGCCGCCGCCTCTGCCGTATGAGCGCGGGCCGACGTCGGCGCTGATCGTGTCGTGCGAGTTGTCGAACCTGCGTGAAGGAAATCCGGGGCTGCTGGACAGCCGTGATCTGGTGGCGAGGATCACGGTGCGCGGCAAGGGCGATGAGCGACCGAATATCGGCTTCATGATCGAGCAGGCGCGTGGGGTGGGCATCACGTCGCTGGCAACCCACGAAGAGGGTGCTGCGCCGGTGTATCTGGGCGACCGGACGTGGCGCTCGGTGCTGACTTTCCCCGAGTTGCCATTGCACAGCGGCGACTACGTGATCAGTGTGTTCCTTTTCGACGAGAGCGGGTTGGTCACGTACGATCTGTGGTTCAAGTTCCTGACGTTCCGCTTCCTGTCGCCCAAGCTGATGCCGGGGCTGGTTCGCCTGCCTCACCACTGGAGTTGATGCACATGGATTGGACCGCTTTGCTGGATGTCACGGCCGCTGGCCCGGTCGCGCCCGAGCAGGCGCGCATCGCACTGGCGCGAGGCCGCGAATTGCTGGCCCAGGGCGATGCAGCCGCTGCTGCAGTGGCCTTGCGGCAGGCTGCGATGGTGCCTGAAACCCAGCTGGCGGCGTACAACCTGATTGAGACCCATGCGTTGCCGGGTGCATTTTCCGAATGGATGGGACTGGATGCCCGCATCGATCCGGGCGACGACGTGTATGGGTTCTTCACGGGCCATGGCACCTGGTCGAGCCCGATGCGGGACTATCTGGCTGATGGCTGGCGCACGCTGGCCGAGTTGATGCTGTTGCTAGAGCGTGCGGGCACCGCATTGGTGCATTGCAGTACGGTTCTGGAGTTTGCCAGCGGCCATGGGCGCTTTACGCGGCATCTGGTGAAGGCATTGGGCGCCGAGCGTGTAACGGTTTCGGACGTGGTGCCGGGCGCGGTGGCATTTTCGATGGCGCACTTCGGGGTGGAGGGCCTGCTTTCGACGGCAGAGCCGGAAGACATCGTCTGGCCGCGCCGGTATGACCTGGTGTTTGTGCTGTCACTTTTCAGCCATCTGCCGCAGGTGAGCTGGTCTCGCTGGCTGGCACGGGTCTGGCAGGCGGTGGCGCCTGGGGGGCGGCTGGTATTCAGTACCCATGGTGAATATGCCGCGAAGCGCGCCGGTGTGACACTGGATGCGCAGGGCTTTCACTTCGTGGCGGACAGCGAGTCGTCGGCGATCGACGCTCAGCAGTATGGTACGGCGTATACCAGCGCAGACTTCGTAAGGACGCAGCTGGCAGCCTGTGCGCCAGACGGTGTGGGATGCCAAATCGCTCCGGCATGGTTCTGGGCACACCAAGATGCGTTCGTGCTCCAGCGGCCGTCGGTGTCCTGACAAGCGACACAACCTGGACTGGACGTTGGAATGAAGCAGATTTTCAAATGCACGGGTAACTGTTTGTCGAGGCGCCATGTCTGATATCCGAGCCGATAGTGCCGCTGCGATGGAAGCGTTGGCGCGTGGCCAGTTGCATCTGCAGGCGGGCGAGCGGGCGTTGGCTGCGGCCGCATTGCGCCAGGCGCTGAACGACGCCACTGCACGGCTGACGGCGCATAACCTGATCGAACGCCACGCGCTGGAAGGGGCTTTCGTCGAGTGGATGGGCTTCAACTGCGAGATCGCACCGGCAGACGACATCTTTCGCTTTTTCGAAAACCATCCGACGTCGGTCAACCCGCTGCGCGATTACCTGGCCGATGGCTGGCGCACGCTGTCGGAGTTGATGCTGTTGCTGGAGGCAGCCGACCGCCCGCTGCTGAAAACGTCCTCCGTGCTGGAGTTCGCCAGTGGTCACGGGCGCTTCACGCGCCATCTGGTGAAAGCACTGGGTGCGCAACGGGTGACGGTGTCGGACGTGGTGCCTGATGCGGTGGATTTTGCTCGGCGGGCATTTGGGGTCACAGGGGTGTTGTCCACGACGCGGCCGGAAGACCTGCACTGGCCCCGGCGTTATGAGCTGGTGTTTGTGTTGTCACTGTTCAGCCATCTGCCCCGCAGCAGTTGGGCCCGCTGGTTGATGCGGCTGTTCGATGCGGTCGAGCCGGGTGGCCTGCTGGTGATTTCAACGCATGGCGAGGAGGCTGCGCGCCGCCAGAATGTGGCACTGGACGAAACGGGCTTCTTTTTTGCCGCATCGAGCGAATCGGCTGCGATCGACGTACAGGAATACGGGACCGCGTTTACCTCTGAGGCATTCGTTCGCGAGCGCATTGCCGAAACGCTGGGCAGCGACTGCCTGATGGGTTTTGAGCCCAGTTGGTTCTGGCGGCATCAGGATGCCTTCGTGCTGCGCAGGCCTGCGTGATACGGATCGACCTATCGCAGGAGCCAGTTCTTGACCCGGGTTTGCCAGCGCAGGGGAATAGCGCGAGCGAGTCCGGAAAGCCAGGGCAAGGCGCGCAAGCGAACGAGCGCACTTAACAAGCGCGACCGGGCGCGGGACGAGGCACTGCCGCGGGCCGCGTGCGCCTCAGTGCGCGTGGCAATGGTCTTGGCTATATGGGTGAGGGCGTCAGTGCCGGGCTTGACGGCCGGAATATCCGCAAGGTATTCGCCAGCGTACCAGTCGGGAGTCTGCAACACCACGCCTTCGGGCAGGCGTCGGGCCGCCTCGGTCTGCAGGCGCCATGACTGCGCGGGCGGCTGACCCGTCAGGAAATGTCGCTGCCGGATGTCAAGAAAGAACGTGATCCACGCGGCGGCGCTTTCGTTCCAGGGCCGCAGCCAGCTCCAAGGCCGGCCGGACAGGCGCTCTGTAAAAGCGCCGAGATCTGGCGCCACCACCGGCCACCCTCCCTGCAGGCAGGCGCTGAGGGTGTAGCTGTAGGTTTCAGGCCATTGGGCGGGGAACCAGATGAGATCGGGTTTCAGCCAATCCAGAAGGGCAGGCAGTTCTTTCTCGTCGTATTTTCCATGCACCGTCAAATGGGCGCGCGGGCGCGTGCGCAATGCGCGATAGCCGTATCCTATGAGGTGAAAGTCCAGCGGTGCACCGTTCTTTCCGGCCAGCAAGGCCACGTCTTCCAGTACGTCGGCGCCTTTGATGATGCTGAGTGCCCCGATCACGGCGATCTTCAGTGGGCGGTCGTTGCCCAGTAGCGCGGGTTGGGGTGTCGGCAACTGCGCCACGGACGCAACGTCGGTGTGCGGCACAAGCCGCAGCGACCCTTCGGGTGCGAGGGGAGCCACGCGCGCCAGCGCGTCGCCAGAAGGCGCAATGACATAGCGAGCATGTTCGAGAAACTGAATGTGGAATTGACGCCAGGTCGTGATGTCTACCCCACCGGGAGCGGGCGAATGCGCGAGACAGCGGGCGCATTGCGTGACACCCAGTTCACCGCAGTAGCCGTTGGTTTGATCGGTCAGCGATATCTGGGGGCAGATGGTGTAGAAATCATGCGCGGTGAAGTCGAATGTCACCCCCAACTGCGCAGGAATCTTGCGCACCTGCTCACCCTGCCCCAACAGGTGATGGAAGTGGACGTGTTGAACGCCAAGCTGTTGAAGCGTCGAGATCAGCGCCGAATACTGGTTCGAGAGAGAAAACACCATCTCGAACCCTTCATCGGGATCGGGCAGTCGCAACTGCACCGCATGGCCTGCCAGGGGGCGCAGTACAAAATAGCGGGCCCGGTCGTGCAGTGTGGCCGCCAACTCCTCGACGTGGCGCTCCGTGCCGCCCTGGCGGTCATGAAGCACGGCCAGGATGACAGGCAGAGCGCTTGGCTCCATGACGCGCGCGAGGTCTACCGCCATCCGCGCGGGACGCGCGGGGTCGGACTGCACAAACCGCATGACTGCCGCTTCATAGCGCGGGTGCAGTCGACGTAACGTCTCCATGGCAGCGCGTTCGCGTGGGCTTTTCGCATCGCCAAAGCTCACACCGCCGGAATGGTGCACGAACGTGTCGAGCGCATGCAAGTTTCGCCAGCCGGCGTTTTCGGCCCGGATGCAGAAGTCGTTTTCTTCGCCATAGCCCTTGCCGAAGTTTTCGACGTCGAACAGGCCCACTTCGTCGAGTGCCGCGCGCCGGATATACATGCAAAATCCGACGCCGGTGGGCACATCGACGACTTGGCCAGCGTTGGTCTTGGCAAACAGTTGGTCGAGGCGGCCCACGTCCCACCCGATGGGCAGGGCATTGTCTTGACAGAAGCGTGGGTAGCTGCAAATGGTGGCGTTGTTCGAGAACGGCGTGACGCTGGCGACGCGCTGGTCGCTGTAGGCCGCGGCCTGAATACGATCCAGCCAGTCATTGGCCACCTCGGCATCGCTGTTGAGCAGCAGCACGTCGTCGGTCGTTGACACGGCCATGCCACGGTTGACTGTGCCGACAAAGCCCAGGTTGACCTCGTTTTCGAGCAGTTCGACGCGCGGGTCGCGCGCGGCGATATCGCGCAGCCAATCGGTTACTTCAGGTTCGGGACTGGCGTCGTTGATGACGATCAGCCGCCAGGGCGTGCGGCACGACGCCGACAGGACGGACAGCACGCAGCGCTGGGTGTCGGCCAGCCCTTTGTAGACCGGCACGATGACGTCCACCGGGTGCTGGCTGGGCGCGAGCGGCGTCGGCAAGGGTTGTTCGACGCCGGGTGTGTCCCCGTCTGACCGCGGGTCGCGGCCCAGTTGGCGATCCAGCCACATTTTGGCGTTCACTATCGGACGGGTGGCGCGGAACACGGTGGAGTCTTTCAGGAATTCAATGTGGTCCTGGGCCTTCTGGCGCTCTCGCAGCGCATCGTCGCGGGCACGTCTGGCTTCGGTGGTTTCGGCAATCAGCGCGTGGATGCGCGCTTGCAACTGTTGCCTGTGCGCGCGATGCTGTTCGACCTGCAATTGATGCCGTGCTGCGAACGTCCTGATATCTTGTTCGTGGCTCGCGGCCAGTGTGTCCAAGGTCTGCTCATGGCTCGCGGCCAGTGTGTCCAAGGTCTGCTCGTGCTCGCCGCGCAGGCGCAAAAGGGTGCCTTGATGTTCGGTACCCAACTGGTCGATTCGCTCGGCCAGTTGGTCATGTTCCTGGCGCAAGTGCCGATATTGGTTGACGACATCGGCCATGGCCAAGTAATCGGCAGACATCGGCCAACCCAGGTCGACTTCGAGCACGCCCCCTGCGGCACGAGAAAGCGCGTCTTCGGGAATGGGCAGTTCCAGCCAGGGGTCATCACCGTGCAGCAGGCAAAGTACGCCTGAGCCAGTGAGCGACGCCGACGCCTGGATCAGCATTTGATGTTGCGCCGCCTGCGTCACGAAACCGGGGTCTGTACTGTCCCAGCGCCACA
It includes:
- a CDS encoding peptidylprolyl isomerase, with product MKLRLFAICVGLTGSLLAVPALAQTGNKPAAETMAPGTVLISGPAGQVTLAEVRMLVDEQVPPSRQPAFWASPKSISEAARNLYGYRALAQQALKEGLDRQPGGAAFLNLQREKALAEWLMQQRGRARVGDPKVLEQFARTAYKAEPERFRHMEQVRISHIMVVPERDDKEGVMAKLRAESLLAELVKGTDFEKLAREQSHDRNSALKGGDLGLFDVGGMLPEFDAQVAKMKPGQISAPVRTKEGYHLIKLVERRPAGLAPFEEVAPLIHAEAQEKLYGDERRRIWQETANADTVKVNEAAVSELARPPAVSSPAKSK
- a CDS encoding ABC transporter permease translates to MRSPLVDDARTLWRLRSLVRVLTRRELVARFAGAAGGVLWAWVQPLLTIASYYLVFDIVFAMRMGENAPTQRVGTYLIVGMMAWTAFADAVQRGMSSLVDAGGILQKNPLPPVLFPTRAVLASALVYAPMLLLLALGYWPLHQGSPAVLAMLPMVLLQIALAWLLGYLLSILMAALRDVAQVVAFMLSVGPFLAPVLFPITLFPEGWRWLLWLNPMTAWVLGYQAVLLKGAWPPAEVWLAMGVWLVVLGLALDVALRRSREQLVDWL
- a CDS encoding ABC transporter ATP-binding protein; this encodes MTPQAAMFAETVLRVRDLGKEYRLYSSPRQRLKAVLTGRSTHQSHWALREVSFDLQRGQCIGIVGDNGAGKSSLLKLLAGTLRPTTGSIERIGRVTAILELGAGFHPEFSGRDNLYFGGSMIGISREEMVRLEPEIIEFSGLAEAIDRPVKTYSSGMAVRLAFALVTAVQPDVLIVDEALAVGDQQFQKKCIDRITAFREAGCTILFCSHSPYHVRTLCDQALWLEHGRMREFGDTEAVLGAYETHSRQIEAPVEVAEAAAPPPLPYERGPTSALIVSCELSNLREGNPGLLDSRDLVARITVRGKGDERPNIGFMIEQARGVGITSLATHEEGAAPVYLGDRTWRSVLTFPELPLHSGDYVISVFLFDESGLVTYDLWFKFLTFRFLSPKLMPGLVRLPHHWS
- a CDS encoding class I SAM-dependent methyltransferase, with protein sequence MSDIRADSAAAMEALARGQLHLQAGERALAAAALRQALNDATARLTAHNLIERHALEGAFVEWMGFNCEIAPADDIFRFFENHPTSVNPLRDYLADGWRTLSELMLLLEAADRPLLKTSSVLEFASGHGRFTRHLVKALGAQRVTVSDVVPDAVDFARRAFGVTGVLSTTRPEDLHWPRRYELVFVLSLFSHLPRSSWARWLMRLFDAVEPGGLLVISTHGEEAARRQNVALDETGFFFAASSESAAIDVQEYGTAFTSEAFVRERIAETLGSDCLMGFEPSWFWRHQDAFVLRRPA
- a CDS encoding class I SAM-dependent methyltransferase; protein product: MDWTALLDVTAAGPVAPEQARIALARGRELLAQGDAAAAAVALRQAAMVPETQLAAYNLIETHALPGAFSEWMGLDARIDPGDDVYGFFTGHGTWSSPMRDYLADGWRTLAELMLLLERAGTALVHCSTVLEFASGHGRFTRHLVKALGAERVTVSDVVPGAVAFSMAHFGVEGLLSTAEPEDIVWPRRYDLVFVLSLFSHLPQVSWSRWLARVWQAVAPGGRLVFSTHGEYAAKRAGVTLDAQGFHFVADSESSAIDAQQYGTAYTSADFVRTQLAACAPDGVGCQIAPAWFWAHQDAFVLQRPSVS
- a CDS encoding methyltransferase domain-containing protein, which encodes MVPTSIRSHVYRRTIAEGDNDSLSAIVKQLPVSAHVLDLGCGSGAIGRYLAGQEGPAAIDGVTLSEEEASLAAPYYRRIVVADLEQQHLGELFDTPYDVIVCADVLEHLRDSAPVLAACKSLLKPDGLLLLSVPNTAYCGLIAELMAGEFRYRPEGLLDETHLRFFTRQTLLRFLADNGWQVLQIHTVQRETQDSEFRVAFDALPPAVARHILNLPDAGTYQFIIRARPLRDGEDLVQPATDHSHLLPVQAHFTAELFTKQPAGYSEEHKISASGVIGHERQTVRFALPAGPAPLGLKLDPADRPGFLYLHALRLQAADGAALWRWDSTDPGFVTQAAQHQMLIQASASLTGSGVLCLLHGDDPWLELPIPEDALSRAAGGVLEVDLGWPMSADYLAMADVVNQYRHLRQEHDQLAERIDQLGTEHQGTLLRLRGEHEQTLDTLAASHEQTLDTLAASHEQDIRTFAARHQLQVEQHRAHRQQLQARIHALIAETTEARRARDDALRERQKAQDHIEFLKDSTVFRATRPIVNAKMWLDRQLGRDPRSDGDTPGVEQPLPTPLAPSQHPVDVIVPVYKGLADTQRCVLSVLSASCRTPWRLIVINDASPEPEVTDWLRDIAARDPRVELLENEVNLGFVGTVNRGMAVSTTDDVLLLNSDAEVANDWLDRIQAAAYSDQRVASVTPFSNNATICSYPRFCQDNALPIGWDVGRLDQLFAKTNAGQVVDVPTGVGFCMYIRRAALDEVGLFDVENFGKGYGEENDFCIRAENAGWRNLHALDTFVHHSGGVSFGDAKSPRERAAMETLRRLHPRYEAAVMRFVQSDPARPARMAVDLARVMEPSALPVILAVLHDRQGGTERHVEELAATLHDRARYFVLRPLAGHAVQLRLPDPDEGFEMVFSLSNQYSALISTLQQLGVQHVHFHHLLGQGEQVRKIPAQLGVTFDFTAHDFYTICPQISLTDQTNGYCGELGVTQCARCLAHSPAPGGVDITTWRQFHIQFLEHARYVIAPSGDALARVAPLAPEGSLRLVPHTDVASVAQLPTPQPALLGNDRPLKIAVIGALSIIKGADVLEDVALLAGKNGAPLDFHLIGYGYRALRTRPRAHLTVHGKYDEKELPALLDWLKPDLIWFPAQWPETYSYTLSACLQGGWPVVAPDLGAFTERLSGRPWSWLRPWNESAAAWITFFLDIRQRHFLTGQPPAQSWRLQTEAARRLPEGVVLQTPDWYAGEYLADIPAVKPGTDALTHIAKTIATRTEAHAARGSASSRARSRLLSALVRLRALPWLSGLARAIPLRWQTRVKNWLLR